Proteins encoded in a region of the Canis lupus familiaris isolate Mischka breed German Shepherd chromosome 1, alternate assembly UU_Cfam_GSD_1.0, whole genome shotgun sequence genome:
- the LOC100688819 gene encoding methylsterol monooxygenase 1-like, which yields MPRWYMLLARCFGCAVIEDTWHYFLHRLLHHKRIYKYIHKVHHEFQAPFGMEAEYAHSLETLILGTGFFIGIMLLCDDVILLYTWVAIRLIETIDVHSGYDIPLNPLNLILFCAGSRHHDSHHMNFIGNYASTFTW from the coding sequence ATGCCAAGATGGTATATGCTTTTGGCAAGATGCTTTGGCTGTGCAGTGATTGAGGATACCTGGCACTATTTCCTGCATAGACTCTTGcatcacaaaagaatatataaatatattcataaagttcATCATGAGTTTCAGGCTCCATTTGGAATGGAAGCTGAATATGCACATTCTTTGGAAACTCTGATTCTTGGAACTGGATTTTTCATTGGAATCATGCTTTTATGTGATGATGTCATTCTCCTTTATACATGGGTGGCCATTCGTTTGATAGAAACTATTGATGTCCATAGTGGCTATGACATTCCCCTGAACCCTTTAAATCTGATCCTTTTCTGTGCTGGTTCTCGGCATCATGATTCCCACCACATGAACTTCATTGGAAACTATGCTTCCACATTTACATGGTAG